The nucleotide sequence TCACGCCGCAGTGGACCGTCATGAAGTCGACCCCGTCCCTGGCCTGCTTCTCGATCCCGGCGAAGAAATCGTCCGCGGTGAGTTCGACCCACGATTTTCCCCGCAGGTTTCCGTCGGCCGCGGCCTGGTACAGGGGGACGGTCCCGATGGGGACGGGGCACTCGGCGAGGATCGCCCGCCGGATCTCGTCGATCGGCCCTCCCGTGGACAGGTCCATCACCGCGTCGGCCCCGGCCGCCACGGCGGCGCGCATCTTCTCCATCTCCAGCGAGATGTCGGCGCGGTCGCGGGAGGAGCCGACGTTTGCGTTCACCTTGATGGTGAGGCCTTCGCCGACGGCGACGGGGCGGATCTCGCGGCGGTTCCGGTTGCGGGGGATGACGACTCTCCCGGCGGCGACGAGGTCCCGAAGCTTCTCCGGGGCCACATGTTCCGATTGTGCCGCGAGGGCGACCGCGGGAGGGATCCCCCCCCGCCGCGCGCGATGCATCAACGTCATGGCGTGCCTTCCTTTCCGTTCGGAAAAAGAAAAACCGCGCCAGGGGGATACGGCACGGTTCGAAGAGGACCACGCTCCCTGCGCCGGCATTACCCGGGTCAGGTTCGACGGGTTGCCCGCCGCGGGAAGCGGCGGGCTCTCAGCGAAAAGCACCCCTGGCGGCTTACGATCATCATAAGGCACGGGGAGCGGAACCGTCAACTCCTCCCGCGACCTTTACTTGGCCGGAGGGGGTGGGGTAAACTTTCCTCATTGATCATCTCGCTTCCCCGGGAGGTTCCGGCTTGGCCCGGCCCACGGTGGCGGAGATCCGCCTCTCGGCCCTCCGGCACAACGTTCACGCGATCCGCGCGCTGCTACCGCCAGGGGTCGGCCTTCTCGCGATCGTGAAGGCGAACGCCTACGGGCACGGCGCGCTTCCCGTGGCGCGCGTCCTCGAGGCGGATGGAGCGCGGATGCTGGGCGTGGCCACGGTGGAAGAAGGGGTGGAGTTGCGCGAGGGGGGGATCCGCCTCCCCGTCGTCGTGCTGGGAGGCGTCGACCCGCCGCAGGCGGCGGAGGCCCACGCCCACGGTCTTTCGGCGGTCCTGTTCGATCTTGGACAGATCGGCTACCTCGCGCGCGCGGCGGAGGTGTGGGGGCGCCCCTTTCCGGTGCACGTCAAGGTCGACACGGGGATGGGGCGGCTCGGGCTGCTCCCGCGGGAGGCCATGGAGGCTTTGGTGCGAATCGCGTCGAATCGCGCTCTACGGCTGGAAGGGTGGATGACGCACCTCTCCTCGGCGGACGGACCGGCGGCGGAGGACCGGGAATACACGTCCGCGCAGCTGGCCGCCTTCCGGGGGATGCTCCCCTCCGTGCGGAAGGCGTTCGGGGACGGCGTCGCGGTCCACGCGCTGAACAGCGCGGGGATCCTGAGGTTTCACGAAGAACCCTTCGACCTCGTCCGGCCCGGCATCACCCTGTACGGCTGCTCCCCCGTTCCTTCCGGCGACGCGTCGCCGGACCTTCGGCCCGTGATGCGGGTCGTCACGAAGGTGATGTCCGTGAA is from Deltaproteobacteria bacterium CG2_30_66_27 and encodes:
- a CDS encoding alanine racemase; its protein translation is MARPTVAEIRLSALRHNVHAIRALLPPGVGLLAIVKANAYGHGALPVARVLEADGARMLGVATVEEGVELREGGIRLPVVVLGGVDPPQAAEAHAHGLSAVLFDLGQIGYLARAAEVWGRPFPVHVKVDTGMGRLGLLPREAMEALVRIASNRALRLEGWMTHLSSADGPAAEDREYTSAQLAAFRGMLPSVRKAFGDGVAVHALNSAGILRFHEEPFDLVRPGITLYGCSPVPSGDASPDLRPVMRVVTKVMSVKELPAGHAVSYNRRFRCDGARRIAVVPIGYADGYRRALIGRARMAVAGRPVPVAGTVCMDHTMIDVTGVPGVAIGTDVEVMGEASMGAEEMARICGTIPYEILVQVGPRIPRVAVD